A section of the Spirosoma pollinicola genome encodes:
- a CDS encoding lantibiotic dehydratase yields the protein MIQPYSFFILRRPTYSIQFLHQLYNQLDTQPLEAVLRVWYSDPFAQQAIYVASQPLYERCQRWLANEPVSEQKKLMATLYKYLIRMCTRCTPYGLFAGCAVGTIGDKTILRPVSQVQHPYARPSMESLILLKEHLVDRVSVRNAIRVYPNSTLYPVGDTLRYVEQQREDQQRQYFVSSVTVDDYLTALLAEAQNGVTIQELADLLVRYGAEADDAQEYLQQLLDSQLLIHEIEPTGTGISYLSNLLSQLSELPSMNEFVTSMRQLQPAPHLSPDPITLYTATREFFQKQDIPLAGTDPVQVDTFYPDDTYQVSKQVIRTLQKQFEALLVLNQSYQSPDFAEFKRRFYDRYEHEEISLAYALDQECGVGYGGQSTLGVGYAPLIDSLSLPGAETDQTPPDWNWWQTFVLSKFANALRENRPEIELTDADLNHIRQHAQPNPLPSSFYLFGTLLATDEAALDRGDFRFNLLSSQGPSAINLMTRFCDGNPILSEQVRECAFDEEEYHPDVILAEIVHFPESRTGNILTRPSLYSYEIPYMGRSSVPASHQIPLTDLFISIHDEKLVLRSKRLNKRVIPRLSNAHNFQHGLPIYRFLCDLQYQDSYLNVRWNWGQLNQQTYLPRVRYRNMILSRATWLLKRDELPMNRTADWPALLAAKGIPTQFVITVADNELLINTQVTESLHLLEQDLRKNLTIRITEFLSVAEQCPLQQDEHRFTHELILPFRNMSAPVMKPLVSQERERPQRRFSVGSEWLYLKIYTGEKVADTLLVHDIYPIVQQLLSTQIINQFHFVRYKDIDPHLRLRFRGNPHVEFYHYVIRAIERSLHVHIQRGEVHKIQTDTYQRELERYGLEQIDLCENLFYHDSVSTLQFLAQTGDIFDENLRFGFAIHKIDAILNSMTRTSEQRLKLMNEMKERFFDEFKGDSILRQQLNEQYRSYRTLLEHALNRPFPLLNGQENWTDQQAALLRQLSDQTPDDVQLYSIAGSLIHMVVNRLFPSKQRAYELVLYHCLAKYYDSVRARQQTSNEKSTA from the coding sequence ATGATACAGCCCTACTCGTTCTTCATTCTTCGCCGACCAACATATTCTATTCAATTCTTACACCAGTTATATAACCAGTTAGATACCCAGCCACTGGAAGCTGTGCTGAGAGTCTGGTATTCCGACCCATTTGCCCAGCAGGCCATTTACGTAGCGTCGCAACCGCTGTATGAACGCTGTCAGCGATGGCTGGCGAACGAGCCTGTATCGGAACAAAAAAAGCTGATGGCCACCCTGTACAAATATCTGATTCGGATGTGTACCCGTTGCACGCCCTATGGGTTGTTTGCCGGGTGTGCGGTAGGTACCATCGGCGATAAAACCATTCTCCGGCCGGTCAGTCAGGTGCAGCATCCATACGCGCGGCCTAGCATGGAATCGCTGATTCTCCTTAAAGAGCATCTGGTAGACCGGGTATCGGTGCGTAATGCCATACGGGTCTATCCGAATTCTACCCTGTACCCGGTCGGCGATACGCTGCGGTATGTCGAGCAACAGCGGGAAGACCAGCAGCGCCAGTACTTTGTTAGTTCCGTTACCGTCGACGATTACCTGACGGCGTTGCTGGCCGAAGCCCAAAACGGGGTTACAATTCAGGAACTGGCCGACCTGCTGGTTCGTTACGGGGCCGAGGCCGATGACGCGCAGGAGTACCTGCAGCAGTTGCTCGACAGTCAATTGCTGATTCACGAAATAGAACCAACGGGAACCGGAATCTCCTACCTGAGCAATTTGCTCAGCCAGCTGTCGGAGTTGCCCAGTATGAACGAGTTCGTGACGTCGATGCGTCAACTACAGCCAGCCCCTCATCTGTCCCCGGACCCGATTACCCTGTATACGGCTACGCGTGAGTTCTTTCAAAAGCAGGACATCCCGCTTGCCGGAACCGATCCGGTTCAGGTCGATACGTTTTATCCGGACGATACGTATCAGGTTAGCAAACAGGTTATTCGAACACTTCAGAAGCAGTTTGAAGCGCTGCTGGTATTGAACCAATCCTATCAATCGCCCGATTTTGCCGAATTCAAACGTCGTTTCTACGATCGGTATGAACACGAAGAAATCTCACTGGCCTACGCCCTGGATCAGGAGTGCGGGGTCGGCTATGGTGGTCAGTCGACGCTGGGCGTTGGGTATGCTCCACTGATTGACAGTTTATCGCTCCCCGGCGCAGAAACCGACCAGACCCCGCCGGACTGGAACTGGTGGCAAACGTTTGTGCTGAGTAAATTTGCCAACGCATTACGCGAAAACCGACCAGAAATAGAACTGACGGATGCCGACCTGAACCACATCCGGCAGCACGCACAGCCCAACCCGCTACCCAGCAGTTTTTACCTGTTCGGTACGCTGCTGGCTACTGATGAAGCTGCCCTCGACCGGGGTGATTTTCGGTTTAATTTACTGTCCAGTCAGGGGCCTTCTGCCATAAATCTGATGACCCGCTTTTGCGACGGTAACCCGATACTATCTGAACAGGTGCGTGAGTGCGCGTTCGACGAAGAAGAGTATCATCCAGACGTTATTCTGGCCGAAATTGTCCATTTTCCTGAGTCGAGAACGGGTAATATTCTCACCCGGCCGTCATTGTATTCCTACGAAATTCCGTATATGGGTCGGTCGTCGGTGCCTGCGTCGCATCAGATTCCCCTGACGGATTTGTTTATTTCCATTCACGACGAGAAATTGGTTCTCCGGTCGAAACGGCTCAACAAACGGGTGATTCCCCGGCTGTCAAATGCACACAATTTTCAACATGGATTACCCATTTACCGGTTTCTGTGTGACCTTCAATACCAAGATTCATACCTGAATGTCCGCTGGAACTGGGGGCAGCTCAATCAGCAGACGTATCTGCCCAGGGTGCGCTACCGCAATATGATTCTTAGCCGGGCTACCTGGCTCCTCAAGCGGGACGAACTGCCCATGAACCGCACCGCAGACTGGCCTGCCCTACTGGCGGCCAAGGGCATTCCAACGCAGTTTGTTATTACGGTTGCCGATAATGAATTACTGATTAACACTCAGGTGACTGAATCGCTGCACTTACTTGAGCAGGATCTACGCAAGAATCTGACGATCCGGATCACCGAGTTTCTTTCGGTGGCCGAACAGTGTCCGCTTCAGCAGGACGAACACCGGTTCACGCATGAGTTGATTCTTCCATTTCGGAACATGAGTGCACCGGTTATGAAGCCGCTGGTTAGTCAGGAACGTGAGCGTCCGCAGCGCCGATTCTCTGTCGGCAGTGAGTGGCTGTACCTCAAAATTTACACTGGCGAAAAAGTAGCCGATACCCTGCTCGTTCACGACATTTATCCGATCGTTCAACAGTTACTCAGTACCCAGATCATCAACCAGTTTCACTTCGTTCGGTATAAGGACATCGACCCGCACCTACGGCTGCGTTTCCGGGGCAATCCACATGTCGAGTTCTACCATTACGTAATTCGGGCAATTGAGCGATCCTTACACGTACACATCCAGCGGGGCGAGGTGCACAAGATTCAGACCGACACCTACCAGCGCGAACTCGAACGGTATGGCCTGGAACAGATTGACCTGTGCGAGAATCTATTTTACCACGATAGTGTATCGACGCTTCAGTTTCTGGCCCAGACAGGAGACATTTTCGACGAGAATCTGCGCTTCGGCTTTGCCATTCATAAAATCGACGCCATTCTGAATAGCATGACGCGCACATCCGAACAGCGGCTTAAGCTGATGAACGAGATGAAAGAACGTTTTTTCGACGAATTTAAAGGTGATTCAATCCTTCGTCAGCAGTTGAACGAGCAGTACCGCTCGTACCGAACCCTGCTGGAACACGCCCTGAACCGACCTTTTCCGCTACTAAACGGGCAGGAAAACTGGACCGACCAGCAGGCGGCTCTGCTTCGGCAACTAAGCGACCAAACCCCGGACGATGTTCAGCTTTATTCCATTGCGGGCAGCCTTATCCACATGGTGGTGAACCGGTTATTCCCCTCGAAGCAGCGGGCATACGAATTGGTCCTTTACCATTGCTTAGCCAAGTATTACGACTCCGTCCGGGCCCGTCAGCAGACAAGTAACGAGAAAAGTACTGCCTAA
- a CDS encoding CPBP family intramembrane glutamic endopeptidase has product MTLKGDFKNFFVPLAIYWLLPVILIETTAYFSTSTLPRVAVITILVYGLFEEIGWRGFLQQALVSLPKFVRITLITVLWFAWHLNFEMSLSNLTFFLILFAGSWALGFIAEKTNCLLAVSAIHSLNNFFSDSNVYKIGVLSFLLLVWVLSIVYRNKLGGNKINSYLPVTLV; this is encoded by the coding sequence ATGACCCTTAAGGGCGACTTCAAAAATTTCTTTGTGCCATTAGCCATTTATTGGTTATTGCCTGTTATTCTGATTGAGACAACTGCCTATTTTTCAACGAGTACGTTGCCGAGAGTTGCCGTTATTACAATTCTGGTGTATGGGTTATTTGAAGAGATTGGCTGGCGTGGATTTTTACAGCAGGCATTGGTTTCTCTGCCAAAATTTGTCCGGATTACATTAATAACTGTTTTATGGTTTGCCTGGCATTTAAATTTTGAGATGAGTCTGTCGAATCTGACTTTTTTTCTGATATTATTTGCTGGAAGCTGGGCGTTGGGTTTTATAGCAGAAAAAACAAATTGTCTACTCGCGGTTTCGGCTATTCACTCGCTTAATAATTTTTTCTCTGATTCGAATGTATATAAAATCGGTGTATTGTCATTTCTTTTACTTGTTTGGGTTTTAAGTATAGTGTACAGGAATAAATTGGGCGGGAATAAGATAAATAGCTATCTACCCGTAACATTGGTTTAA